One stretch of Lacrimispora sphenoides DNA includes these proteins:
- a CDS encoding polysaccharide lyase family 8 super-sandwich domain-containing protein, giving the protein MKVKWKKICGAALICSILMETLIYAAPIPGSPASDTDQNALETVLNDGLVMHSSFDESSISGSRVKDQTGRGNDGIIYGQPVFVKGIRGNGVSVDNGSKAGQPNTKADHYISYGQTGDLKFGTEDFSLSFWMKTENHGQNNGTILSNKNYISGSNTGWAFGNFNNVSDVDMRMNFSGTGNSRVELKGIPANDDKWHHVAGSFDRDGDMTVYLDGEKYSSVSMTGHKGKSVDTGLDFILGGDGRGCYGMSGCTVDELRIYKKAMNASTVKTIYEAEGVMAAVEQMKKQLTSIKPGSQYSLDGIRAMEQEIENVEKELEGMTAAAAMAAVSSLKEKYNKFLEGSEPLCSFQVVADVHIKSDNLSETNAVNFIAGLKDMKTIASDSLGVLNLGDFTQSGTEAQYRGIYNIMDQYSPVSDDKVIMALGNHDVRGFNSADWNKDETVISAYWPTAKALYLKHNKRYMPGSGETLYFDRWLGGYHFIVLNTENGLKDTMYLSGEQLNWLEETLAENASLDKPIFVMGHNALKDSHWRSNILLDFGNQDSKVKEIFAKYPQVMYMSGHIHNGFGVAEAIDREYGTLIDLPSYNESENGVKEAGIGYHVKIYEDSVVFKARNFKTSVWLPEYDITVAFPGLPSLYKKAKSLNPGAYTPESYGKILQLMEEGKSVFQKEYDQSKLTYENVAPPGVSLFTREVRVRINELASELSVAMNAQPVDSQFQELRKKWLVTLLGGELNTGNEAVRTYIHGLDEKAGEYWNAMIKGNDESRTNLWSDLDMSYIKGTGAEAKVHSGNVAVTFYRLKDVAIAWATKGCQLYQNEEVKKELILALDFMNEHHYNSSDEKNPVFGNWWHWEIGGPIAFLDTALILYEDLTADQIDRYAAAVNRFTNVCDRPSGYPGSPAMTGANLIDKGMVVVQTGLLTGDRDKLYHVKKAYKTVFEYVTTGDGFYEDGSFIQHQALSYMGGYGSQLYEKLSILFSIFSGTDFELTYEDHAEQLIFDMVFEGIEPFIYHGLCMDMVSGRDITRKTSNDKTRGAGIMDAMMLMGDAMPAEQQDRFNSMMKYFIGMDEDYYYSHSTHIASLMKANQIMNDASIEPRSEYVLHKLFAGMDKLVHIMPEFGFALSMHSSRTYGHELINDEGKRTWNVSDGMAYLYNRDRDQYGEGYWATVDPKRLAGTTTEYVTRPNGAGDRTKNIYSWVGGSSLGSYGAAGMHYKTLGNSGSTRSGTDAKKSWFMFDDEIAAVGSGITSSTGNYVETIIDNRKLNKDGSNEVLFDGEAKDIRDDGEERVSKGTKIDGVSWIHLEGNAAGSDIGYFFPGKTDVMALKEKRTGNWNAQGTSEGEETNQFATFWFEHGKKPANADYSYVILPGKNAEETAQYCENPDIEVLVCSEDAHAVREKALGITAVNFWNNKATTAAGITSSKAASVTMQINGDEATVGVSDPTQENHGTIEISLPYIGGDIKESDANVEVLQKTPFIKLAVRTAGTAGRTSKITLKVKEPKTCEIIGLSGELDRIKADPGTKFTDLQLPKTVEVYDNAGGTHTLDILWERGDYQKDVFGTYDLTGQLILPEGLCNTAGFTPRIQVQVGDESTPVMDNVYVQGGSDSNKNFSGSSYLIVKNDAGAQNYTRKSLMKFSLEQVPESIQAVYLTFELSGTPSADFTSADIYQVESNWEGATVTFNSFPTRMDTNPAAFFTKAMTSDSLIQKLDVAEAVNRAKKNGDTEISFEISIPTAAKNNYLDIHSSRTAKEGAIKPSLVWKSDYVPEKVIKKNLSFIIDMASNINAEDYSNVDEAGLTQLLEEAKRVLQDPDAEMEEIHEMERRLTQELVKYRRKL; this is encoded by the coding sequence GCGGCGCTGATTTGTTCTATACTTATGGAGACTCTTATTTATGCAGCTCCTATACCCGGGAGTCCTGCGTCTGATACGGATCAAAACGCTCTGGAAACGGTTTTAAATGATGGGCTGGTCATGCATTCTTCCTTTGATGAAAGCAGTATATCCGGGAGCAGGGTAAAAGACCAGACCGGAAGAGGAAATGATGGAATCATTTACGGACAGCCGGTCTTTGTAAAGGGGATCCGGGGAAACGGCGTTTCCGTAGATAACGGGAGCAAAGCCGGACAGCCAAACACCAAAGCCGACCATTATATTTCCTATGGTCAGACTGGGGATTTGAAATTTGGAACGGAAGATTTTTCCCTGTCCTTCTGGATGAAGACGGAAAATCACGGGCAGAATAACGGTACCATCCTTTCCAATAAAAACTATATAAGCGGCAGCAATACGGGGTGGGCATTTGGTAATTTTAATAATGTCAGTGATGTGGATATGAGAATGAATTTTTCAGGAACAGGAAACAGCCGGGTGGAATTAAAAGGAATCCCTGCCAACGATGACAAATGGCATCATGTAGCCGGCAGCTTTGACAGGGATGGCGATATGACGGTTTATCTGGATGGAGAGAAATATTCGTCTGTATCTATGACAGGGCACAAAGGAAAATCTGTTGATACGGGACTGGACTTCATCTTAGGCGGCGATGGCAGAGGGTGCTATGGCATGAGCGGCTGTACCGTTGATGAGCTCCGGATATACAAGAAGGCAATGAATGCCTCTACCGTAAAAACAATTTATGAAGCAGAAGGAGTGATGGCAGCAGTGGAACAAATGAAAAAACAGCTGACCTCCATCAAGCCGGGTTCCCAGTATTCTCTGGATGGGATCCGTGCTATGGAGCAGGAAATTGAGAATGTAGAAAAAGAACTGGAGGGCATGACAGCCGCCGCAGCTATGGCCGCCGTCAGCAGTCTGAAAGAGAAATACAATAAATTTTTAGAAGGCAGCGAGCCGCTTTGCAGTTTCCAGGTGGTAGCCGATGTCCATATAAAATCTGATAACCTGTCGGAAACCAATGCAGTGAATTTCATTGCAGGGTTAAAGGATATGAAAACTATAGCTTCTGACTCTCTGGGGGTATTAAATCTGGGTGATTTTACACAGAGCGGCACAGAGGCCCAGTATCGTGGGATTTATAATATCATGGATCAGTATTCGCCGGTTTCTGACGACAAGGTTATTATGGCCCTTGGAAATCACGATGTCAGGGGGTTCAATTCTGCTGACTGGAACAAGGATGAAACTGTTATCAGCGCATACTGGCCAACCGCAAAAGCTCTTTATCTGAAACATAATAAAAGATATATGCCGGGAAGCGGTGAAACCCTTTATTTTGACCGGTGGCTGGGAGGGTATCATTTTATTGTACTCAATACGGAAAACGGCTTAAAGGATACCATGTACCTTTCCGGGGAACAGTTAAACTGGCTGGAAGAGACTCTGGCTGAAAATGCCAGCCTGGATAAGCCAATTTTTGTCATGGGACACAATGCATTAAAGGACAGCCACTGGAGAAGCAATATCCTGCTGGATTTCGGTAACCAGGATTCCAAAGTAAAGGAGATATTTGCCAAATATCCACAGGTGATGTACATGTCCGGTCATATTCACAACGGTTTCGGCGTGGCGGAAGCCATTGACAGGGAATACGGCACCTTGATTGATCTACCCTCTTATAATGAGTCGGAAAACGGAGTAAAAGAAGCCGGAATCGGTTATCATGTAAAGATTTATGAAGACAGTGTGGTATTTAAGGCAAGAAACTTTAAAACCTCTGTTTGGCTGCCGGAGTACGATATAACCGTGGCTTTTCCCGGTCTTCCCTCCCTGTACAAAAAGGCGAAAAGCTTAAATCCCGGCGCTTATACGCCCGAGTCTTATGGGAAAATATTACAGCTTATGGAAGAAGGGAAATCGGTTTTCCAGAAGGAATACGATCAGAGTAAGCTGACCTATGAAAATGTGGCTCCTCCTGGGGTCAGCCTGTTTACCAGAGAGGTGAGGGTCAGGATCAATGAACTTGCGTCAGAACTTTCCGTGGCTATGAATGCACAACCAGTTGATTCCCAATTTCAGGAACTAAGGAAAAAGTGGCTGGTTACGCTGTTAGGCGGAGAGCTTAATACCGGCAATGAGGCAGTCCGCACATATATCCATGGTCTTGATGAAAAGGCCGGGGAATACTGGAATGCCATGATAAAGGGAAACGATGAGTCCAGGACAAATCTCTGGAGCGATCTGGATATGAGCTACATCAAAGGAACCGGCGCAGAAGCCAAGGTCCATTCCGGCAATGTAGCTGTGACCTTCTACCGGTTAAAAGATGTGGCAATCGCATGGGCAACAAAGGGATGCCAGCTGTACCAGAATGAGGAAGTAAAAAAAGAGCTGATCCTGGCCCTGGATTTTATGAATGAACATCATTATAACAGCAGCGATGAAAAGAACCCGGTGTTCGGAAACTGGTGGCACTGGGAAATCGGAGGTCCCATTGCATTTCTGGATACGGCTCTGATTCTATATGAGGACTTGACAGCGGATCAAATTGATCGCTATGCAGCGGCAGTCAACCGGTTTACGAACGTATGTGACCGTCCCTCCGGCTATCCTGGATCCCCGGCCATGACAGGAGCAAATCTAATCGACAAAGGCATGGTAGTGGTCCAAACCGGTCTTTTGACCGGCGACAGGGATAAGCTTTATCATGTGAAAAAGGCATATAAGACCGTATTTGAATATGTGACTACAGGAGATGGATTCTATGAGGACGGGTCCTTTATCCAGCATCAGGCCCTTTCCTATATGGGCGGATACGGTTCCCAGCTGTATGAGAAGCTGAGTATTCTGTTTTCCATATTTTCCGGCACTGATTTTGAACTTACCTATGAGGATCACGCAGAACAGCTGATCTTTGATATGGTATTTGAAGGGATCGAGCCATTTATCTATCATGGGCTGTGCATGGATATGGTATCGGGAAGAGATATTACCAGAAAGACTTCAAATGACAAAACAAGAGGCGCTGGAATCATGGATGCCATGATGCTGATGGGGGATGCCATGCCTGCAGAACAGCAGGATCGCTTTAATAGCATGATGAAATATTTCATTGGGATGGATGAGGATTATTATTACAGCCACAGTACCCATATTGCTTCTTTAATGAAGGCAAATCAGATTATGAACGATGCTTCCATTGAACCGAGGAGTGAGTATGTGCTTCACAAGCTGTTTGCAGGTATGGATAAGCTGGTACATATTATGCCGGAATTCGGATTCGCTTTATCCATGCATTCCAGCCGTACGTACGGGCATGAGCTGATCAACGATGAAGGCAAGCGCACATGGAATGTTTCCGATGGTATGGCATATCTCTACAACCGCGACAGAGACCAGTACGGGGAAGGCTACTGGGCTACTGTAGATCCAAAGCGTCTGGCAGGAACGACCACGGAATATGTCACCCGGCCCAACGGCGCCGGCGACCGGACAAAGAATATTTACAGCTGGGTGGGCGGTTCCAGCCTTGGCAGTTACGGTGCAGCAGGAATGCATTATAAGACCCTGGGCAATAGCGGCAGTACCAGATCAGGCACGGACGCTAAAAAGTCCTGGTTCATGTTTGATGACGAAATCGCAGCAGTGGGAAGCGGGATCACTTCCTCCACCGGTAATTACGTGGAGACCATTATTGACAACCGGAAGCTTAATAAGGACGGAAGCAATGAGGTGCTGTTCGATGGGGAAGCAAAGGATATCAGGGACGATGGTGAGGAACGTGTATCAAAAGGAACTAAAATAGACGGTGTCTCCTGGATCCATCTGGAGGGAAATGCGGCAGGCTCCGATATAGGCTACTTTTTTCCTGGGAAAACCGATGTCATGGCCTTGAAAGAAAAGAGGACCGGTAACTGGAATGCCCAGGGAACCAGTGAAGGGGAGGAAACAAACCAGTTTGCCACATTCTGGTTCGAGCACGGGAAAAAGCCAGCGAATGCGGATTATTCCTATGTGATTCTTCCTGGTAAGAATGCGGAAGAAACGGCGCAGTACTGCGAAAATCCGGATATTGAAGTTCTGGTGTGCAGCGAAGATGCCCATGCAGTCAGAGAAAAGGCCCTGGGAATCACGGCAGTGAATTTCTGGAATAACAAGGCAACGACTGCAGCGGGTATCACATCCAGTAAAGCCGCTTCTGTAACAATGCAGATCAATGGAGACGAAGCAACCGTAGGGGTGTCGGATCCCACCCAGGAGAACCATGGTACCATTGAGATTTCACTCCCATATATAGGCGGAGACATAAAAGAATCCGATGCCAATGTAGAGGTGCTTCAGAAAACACCGTTTATCAAGCTGGCTGTAAGGACAGCAGGAACGGCAGGCCGGACCAGCAAGATCACATTAAAGGTTAAAGAACCTAAGACATGTGAAATCATCGGTCTTTCCGGAGAGCTTGACCGGATCAAGGCAGATCCCGGAACAAAGTTCACGGATCTGCAGCTTCCTAAGACAGTGGAAGTCTATGACAATGCCGGAGGTACCCACACACTGGATATCTTATGGGAGAGAGGGGATTATCAGAAAGACGTATTCGGGACCTATGATTTGACCGGGCAGCTGATATTGCCTGAGGGGCTCTGCAATACGGCAGGATTTACCCCACGGATCCAGGTACAGGTCGGCGACGAATCCACACCAGTCATGGACAATGTTTATGTACAGGGCGGATCGGACAGCAATAAAAATTTCAGCGGTTCTTCCTACCTGATTGTAAAAAATGATGCGGGAGCACAGAATTATACAAGAAAATCCCTTATGAAGTTCAGCTTAGAACAGGTGCCGGAATCCATTCAGGCAGTTTATCTGACCTTTGAGCTGTCCGGTACGCCAAGTGCGGATTTTACCAGCGCGGATATTTATCAGGTGGAGAGTAATTGGGAAGGGGCTACGGTAACCTTTAACAGTTTTCCGACCCGTATGGACACAAATCCGGCAGCTTTCTTTACAAAAGCCATGACATCCGATAGCCTGATCCAGAAGCTTGATGTAGCGGAAGCTGTTAACAGGGCTAAAAAGAATGGAGACACTGAAATCTCCTTTGAGATCAGCATACCAACGGCAGCAAAAAATAATTACCTGGACATTCA